From Salvia splendens isolate huo1 chromosome 3, SspV2, whole genome shotgun sequence, a single genomic window includes:
- the LOC121795962 gene encoding probable disease resistance protein At1g58602 produces MEEAVVAIALETLRDLLLEEGRLLVGVGGQVKTLQVQLKEIKCLLRDASSKQHQSQTVRNWLSQIRDLSYRAEDVILEYAIRISSDGRRRGLKLFLRRFSRALHLCYSLHQLGSEIADIKSELARVTDDMKSYGISRIIDGEGNCVQNWARKTFPDFEIEDCFVGKQDDLKRLVSLLLDDEHRVVSVWGMGGIGKTTVAKKVYNNMIGAEKDRFDSFAWVCVTQQCQIRSALEDVLKQLDPQKGDGVSSLSDTQLVEKLCEIQRGKRCLIVLDDIWEICHWDGLKHAFLVRNLKSKILVTTRKQNVAEIGFSVELGLLSSEDSWELLKKKAFPHNKIPDFALQENLITIGKEMVRKCGCLPLAISLLGGVLSKKTCVRDWELVNENIFRGEEHGVKENQIDGVLNSSYEDLPYCLKPCFLYLGRLKTDETIYAPDLYRMWIAQGLISDENFKGNDATLTDIAELYLGELVSRSIVQVELEDVIPKQKFKICKLHDVVRELCLSMGKKEDFGVQVLNYQGGKFSTLLREALCRTKTRHLAVHFKTELQLEHDELTVTCAEDSRKHLRSLEILSDIEKKTIEFPPQSIVDFRKFKLLRGLVILRFKFADRKLPKGITDLVHLRYLRLRECELDSLPSSISNLAYLDTLDLYLSRNVRVPNVLSKMSRLKHLLLPLYDKEKIGNYRLKLDDCVDELESLIGYDSSVHEFKHITRMENLRRLSASVCDNESLSALTNAIATKWNKLSYCTVSIKKGCGFTTSEQGLMKLKQALTCPNIYALRVCVKLASLLEKCISDIVTSKIVKLSLLECEIEHDPMRILGKLPSLRELYLGQKSFVGEEMTCPASSFPLLKTVSLARLPNWRKWEVEQGAMPLVTEITITRCPRFEQIPEGFSNIETLQKLVLSEVPRLRKRVLGSGQGGVDFHKVRHVPSIIINKSVHRMSVPLLDRDHNNKANNIC; encoded by the exons ATGGAGGAAGCAGTAGTCGCCATAGCTCTAGAAACACTACGTGATCTTCTATTAGAAGAAGGAAGATTGTTAGTCGGCGTTGGCGGCCAAGTTAAGACGCTACAGGTGCAGCTCAAAGAGATCAAGTGTCTCCTCAGAGATGCCTCCAGTAAACAGCACCAAAGCCAAACCGTGCGCAATTGGCTCTCACAGATCAGAGATCTCTCCTACCGAGCTGAAGACGTCATCCTTGAATACGCAATCAGAATCTCCTCCGATGGACGCCGCCGCGGCCTTAAACTATTCCTCCGTCGATTTTCTCGAGCACTGCACCTCTGCTACTCGCTCCACCAACTAGGCTCTGAGATCGCGGACATCAAATCCGAGCTCGCACGGGTCACCGATGATATGAAATCGTACGGCATAAGTAGAATTATCGATGGAGAGGGGAACTGCGTCCAGAATTGGGCGAGGAAGACCTTCCCCGATTTCGAAATTGAAGACTGCTTTGTTGGGAAACAGGATGATCTAAAACGGCTAGTTTCGCTCCTGCTCGACGATGAGCATCGAGTTGTTTCAGTTTGGGGCATGGGGGGTATAGGCAAGACAACCGTTGCCAAAAAGGTCTACAATAACATGATTGGGGCTGAAAAGGATCGCTTCGATTCCTTCGCCTGGGTTTGTGTTACTCAGCAGTGTCAAATTCGATCGGCTTTGGAGGATGTTCTGAAGCAGCTTGATCCACAAAAGGGGGACGGCGTTTCGAGTCTCAGCGACACGCAGTTGGTGGAGAAACTGTGTGAGATTCAAAGAGGGAAGCGATGCTTGATTGTGCTTGATGATATTTGGGAAATTTGTCACTGGGATGGACTCAAGCATGCCTTTCTTGTGCGGAATTTGAAGAGCAAGATTTTGGTGACCACGCGCAAACAGAACGTAGCAGAGATTGGATTCTCCGTGGAGCTTGGCCTGCTTAGTTCGGAGGATTCGTGGGAATTACTAAAGAAGAAAGCATTTCCACATAACAAAATTCCAG ATTTTGCATTGCAAGAAAATCTAATAACAATTGGGAAAGAAATGGTAAGGAAATGTGGTTGTTTGCCCTTGGCAATTTCTTTACTCGGAGGGGTCTTGAGTAAGAAAACTTGTGTGAGAGACTGGGAGTTGGTGAATGAAAATATATTTAGAGGTGAAGAGCACGGCGTAAAGGAAAATCAGATTGATGGAGTgctaaattcaagttatgaagATCTACCTTATTGTTTGAAGCCGTGTTTTCTCTATTTGGGTAGACTTAAAACGGATGAAACCATATATGCTCCTGATCTATACAGAATGTGGATAGCACAAGGCTTGATTTCGGATGAGAATTTCAAAGGAAATGATGCAACTTTAACCGATATTGCAGAGCTCTACTTAGGTGAGTTGGTCTCGAGGAGTATTGTTCAGGTTGAGCTTGAGGATGTTATACCCAAACAAAAATTTAAGATATGCAAACTCCATGATGTAGTAAGAGAGCTATGTTTATCAATGGGGAAAAAGGAGGATTTTGGTGTACAAGTTTTGAATTATCAAGGTGGGAAGTTTAGTACTTTACTGCGGGAAGCTTTGTGTCGTACTAAGACACGACATTTGGCTGTCCATTTTAAAACAGAGCTCCAACTAGAGCATGATGAGCTTACTGTCACTTGTGCTGAAGATAGTCGAAAGCATCTTAGATCTCTTGAAATACTTAGTGATATAGAAAAGAAGACTATTGAATTCCCTCCGCAAAGTATAGTTGATTTTCGGAAATTCAAGTTGCTTAGAGGTCTAGTTATCTTGAGGTTCAAATTTGCGGACAGAAAGTTACCAAAGGGAATAACTGATCTTGTTCATCTTAGATACTTACGTCTACGAGAATGTGAACTTGATAGCCTGCCCTCTTCCATAAGCAATTTGGCCTACTTAGATACCCTTGATTTATATCTTTCCAGGAACGTTCGAGTTCCAAATGTGTTGAGCAAGATGTCCAGATTAAAACATTTGCTTCTTCCTCTTTATGACAAGGAAAAAATTGGAAATTACCGACTGAAATTGGATGATTGTGTAGATGAGCTGGAGAGTCTAATAGGGTATGATAGTTCAGTGCACGAATTCAAACATATTACAAGAATGGAGAATCTACGACGTTTATCAGCATCAGTATGTGACAATGAAAGCTTATCAGCTCTTACGAATGCCATTGCAACAAAGTGGAACAAGTTATCATACTGTACAGTTTCAATAAAGAAGGGTTGCGGATTCACAACAAGTGAACAAGGGTTGATGAAGTTGAAGCAAGCATTAACATGTCCCAATATTTATGCATTGAGAGTTTGTGTGAAGTTAGCGAGCCTTCTAGAAAAGTGCATAAGCGACATTGTTACCTCAAAAATTGTGAAGCTATCATTGTTAGAATGCGAGATTGAGCATGATCCAATGAGGATTCTTGGAAAGCTTCCTTCCTTAAGAGAACTGTATTTAGGGCAAAAATCATTTGTCGGAGAGGAGATGACATGTCCTGCATCCAGTTTTCCTTTACTCAAGACGGTTTCTCTAGCTAGATTACCAAACTGGAGGAAGTGGGAAGTGGAGCAAGGAGCCATGCCTCTTGTTACTGAAATAACTATTACTCGTTGTCCTCGATTTGAGCAGATTCCAGAAGGATTCAGTAACATCGAAACTCTTCAAAAATTAGTGTTATCTGAAGTGCCAAGATTGAGGAAAAGGGTTTTGGGATCAGGCCAAGGGGGGGTGGATTTTCACAAAGTTCGCCATGTCCCTTCAATTATCATCAACAAGTCTGTACACAG GATGAGCGTTCCTCTTCTGGATAGAGACCATAATAATAAAGCAAATAACATTTGCTGA
- the LOC121795961 gene encoding pectinesterase-like, translating to MAKDIGIENTAGALGRQAVALRVSGDKAVFYNVHMSGYQSTLYAHIYRQFYRDCRISGTMDIIWGDAVAVFQNCDIAVRQPLADQICSVTAQSRNYTRGAGVTVVQNCSITAEKEFTAAEPLEKAYLGRPMKEYSRTIVMESSIDGFIEPEGWTEWMGTYGLDTLYYGEYNHRGAGADLAKRVTWKGIQKMTPELAEGFTPAKVYAGDDSWVKNTAIPYVGGMVNPK from the coding sequence ATGGCGAAGGACATCGGGATCGAGAACACGGCAGGAGCCTTGGGGCGCCAGGCGGTGGCGTTGCGTGTCTCGGGCGACAAAGCCGTGTTCTACAACGTGCATATGAGCGGCTACCAGAGCACACTCTACGCGCACATCTACCGCCAGTTCTACCGCGACTGCCGCATCAGCGGCACCATGGACATCATCTGGGGCGACGCGGTGGCCGTGTTCCAGAACTGCGACATCGCGGTGAGGCAGCCGCTGGCGGACCAGATCTGCTCGGTGACCGCGCAGTCCCGCAACTACACCCGCGGGGCCGGGGTGACCGTGGTCCAGAACTGCAGCATCACGGCGGAGAAGGAGTTCACGGCAGCGGAGCCACTGGAGAAGGCGTACCTGGGGAGGCCGATGAAGGAGTACTCGAGGACGATCGTGATGGAGTCGAGCATCGACGGGTTCATAGAGCCAGAGGGGTGGACGGAGTGGATGGGGACTTACGGTCTCGACACGCTCTACTACGGCGAGTACAACCACCGTGGGGCAGGGGCGGATTTGGCGAAGCGGGTGACGTGGAAGGGTATTCAGAAGATGACGCCGGAGCTGGCTGAAGGCTTCACACCGGCCAAGGTCTACGCCGGTGATGACAGCTGGGTGAAGAACACCGCAATTCCTTATGTTGGAGGCATGGTTAATCCTAAATAA
- the LOC121795963 gene encoding uncharacterized protein LOC121795963, translated as MSISPQVIDLNVLQSDIAELRNVDENSELGVGEVEKLINDVGSELESKIDWISSELLSDLSSLSREDLDEILGQLTKELSEVEGENVAVEHEVGELQRRCVEDYEKLDTELEKLCCLLEFIESRNEGANRNTQIDLSSLADGRANSSNEQSSNFKILELSHQIEKKKRTLKSLQDLDSNFKRFEAVEKIEEAFAGVKVIEIEGNNIRLSLKTYIPYFETVLHQQDIESIIEPLELNHELIIDIVDDVWEPKNAEIFPNDVYIGDILDSTKAFRQHYSAYSVTETRSSLELLVRRVQDRIALSSLRRFVVKHANNSRHSFEYLDREDTIVAHVVGGIDAFIKLPQGWPLSDLALELISLKSTSQYSKEISLSFLCKILEMANSLNALTRHNMSTFADSIEEILMQQMRAQ; from the exons ATGAGTATTTCCCCTCAAGTAATTGATCTCAACGTTCTCCAAAG TGATATTGCGGAGCTCAGAAATGTCGATGAAAATTCTGAACTTGGAGTTGGGGAGGTGGAGAAGTTAATAAATGACGTCGGTTCTGAGCTTGAG AGTAAAATTGATTGGATTTCGTCGGAGTTGTTATCGGATTTAAGCTCGTTATCACGGGAAGACCTAG ATGAAATACTGGGGCAATTGACCAAGGAGCTTAGCGAAGTGGAGGGTGAGAATGTAGCCGTCGAACATGAAGTTGGGGAGCTTCAAAGGAGATGCGTGGAAG ACTATGAGAAACTGGATACTGAGCTGGAGAAATTATGTTGCTTATTGGAATTTATAGAGTCACGG AATGAGGGTGCAAACAGGAATACTCAAATAGACCTCTCATCTTTAGCAGATGGCCGTGCTAACTCTTCTAATGAACAAAGCTCCAACTTTAAG ATCTTAGAATTGAGTCATCAGATCGAGAAGAAAAAGAGAACTTTGAAGTCATTGCAAGATCTTGATTCTAATTTTAAAAG GTTTGAAGCTGTTGAGAAAATTGAGGAAGCATTTGCAGGTGTCAAAGTGATCGAGATTGAGGGGAACAACATCAGATTATCCTTGAAGACATATATTCCATATTTTGAAACTGTACTGCACCAACAGGATATTGAAAGTATCATTGAACCCTTGGAATTGAATCATGAACTGATAATAGACATTGTGGATGACGTATGGGAACCAAAGAATGCTGAG ATATTTCCAAATGACGTATACATTGGTGACATTCTTGATTCCACAAAAGCTTTTAG GCAGCATTATTCTGCATACTCAGTCACTGAGACCAGGTCGTCCTTGGAACTTCTTGTGAGAAGGGTGCAAGATAGAATTGCCCTTTCTTCACTTAGACGATTTGTTGTCAAGCATGCAAATAACTCAAG ACACTCGTTTGAGTACCTAGACAGGGAGGACACAATAGTAGCTCATGTGGTAGGTGGGATTGATGCTTTCATAAAGTTGCCTCAAGGTTGGCCATTATCAGATCTGGCATTGGAGCTAATATCACTCAAGAGCACAAGCCAGTATTCTAAAGAAATTTCTTTGAGCTTTCTTTGCAAGATTTTG GAAATGGCAAACTCGTTGAACGCACTCACACGCCATAACATGTCAACTTTCGCTGATAGCATTGAGGAGATACTGATGCAACAAATGCGTGCCCAGTAG